Proteins encoded in a region of the Mycolicibacterium neoaurum genome:
- the msrA gene encoding peptide-methionine (S)-S-oxide reductase MsrA, with translation MSDFQKAILAGGCFWGMQDLIRKQPGVVSTRVGYTGGENEHATYRNHPGHAEAIEIIYDPAETDYRALLEFFFQIHDPSTKNRQGNDVGTSYRSAIFYVDDEQKSIALDTIADVDASGLWPGKVVTEVVPEAPFWEAEPEHQDYLVRYPTGYTCHFPRPGWKLPKRAEV, from the coding sequence ATGAGCGACTTCCAGAAGGCCATTCTGGCCGGCGGCTGCTTCTGGGGCATGCAGGATCTGATTCGTAAGCAGCCGGGGGTCGTGTCGACGCGGGTGGGCTACACCGGCGGCGAGAACGAGCACGCCACCTACCGCAATCACCCGGGCCATGCCGAGGCGATCGAGATCATCTACGACCCCGCCGAGACCGACTACCGGGCACTGCTGGAGTTCTTCTTCCAGATCCACGACCCCTCGACGAAGAACCGTCAGGGCAACGATGTCGGCACCAGCTACCGGTCGGCGATCTTCTATGTCGACGACGAGCAGAAGTCGATCGCGCTGGACACCATCGCCGATGTCGACGCCTCCGGCCTGTGGCCCGGAAAGGTCGTCACCGAGGTGGTGCCGGAGGCTCCCTTCTGGGAGGCCGAGCCCGAGCATCAGGACTATCTGGTGCGCTACCCGACCGGATACACCTGCCACTTCCCCCGCCCGGGCTGGAAGCTGCCCAAGCGCGCGGAAGTCTGA
- a CDS encoding NAD-dependent epimerase/dehydratase family protein has protein sequence MTETSPVLVIGANGYLGSHLTRQLVADGHDVRVMVREGANTIGIDDLDVQRFVGDIWDNDVLRAAMTGAQTVYYCVVDTRGWLRDPSPLFRTNVEGTRNVLNIAVEPEIAYGLQKFVFTSSYATVGRRRGRVATENDVIGRRGLTPYVQSRVQAENLVLSYARDRGLPAVAMCVSTTYGGKDWGRTPHGAIIAGAAFGKLPFVMSGIELEAVGVNDAARALILAAEKGRVGERYLISEKMISNAEVARIAATAAGVAPPARSIPLPLTYVLAALGTVKGRLRKSDEKLSLASLRLMRAEAPVDCTKARSELGWEPTPVEDSIAESARFWVALRNSRKRT, from the coding sequence ATGACGGAGACGTCCCCGGTTCTGGTGATCGGTGCGAATGGATATCTCGGTTCGCATCTGACCCGCCAGCTGGTTGCCGACGGTCATGACGTGCGGGTGATGGTGCGCGAGGGCGCCAACACCATCGGTATCGACGACCTGGATGTGCAACGGTTCGTCGGGGACATCTGGGACAACGACGTGTTGCGAGCCGCGATGACCGGAGCGCAGACCGTGTACTACTGCGTGGTAGACACCCGGGGCTGGTTGCGCGACCCGTCGCCGCTGTTCCGCACCAACGTCGAGGGCACACGCAACGTGCTGAACATCGCTGTCGAGCCCGAGATTGCCTACGGTTTGCAGAAGTTCGTGTTCACCAGCAGCTATGCCACCGTCGGGCGGCGTCGCGGCCGGGTCGCGACCGAGAACGACGTCATCGGTCGTCGAGGGCTGACGCCGTATGTGCAGTCGCGGGTGCAGGCCGAGAATCTGGTGCTGTCGTATGCCCGCGACCGGGGGTTGCCCGCGGTGGCGATGTGCGTGTCGACTACCTACGGCGGCAAGGATTGGGGTCGCACCCCGCATGGTGCGATCATCGCGGGGGCGGCCTTCGGGAAGCTCCCTTTCGTGATGAGCGGTATCGAGTTGGAGGCCGTCGGCGTCAACGATGCTGCGCGGGCGTTGATCCTGGCCGCCGAGAAGGGGCGGGTGGGTGAGCGGTATCTGATCTCGGAGAAGATGATCAGTAATGCCGAGGTCGCCCGGATCGCGGCCACGGCGGCCGGAGTCGCACCGCCCGCGCGGTCGATCCCGTTGCCGTTGACCTACGTGCTGGCCGCGCTGGGCACCGTGAAGGGGCGGTTGCGTAAGTCCGATGAGAAGCTCTCACTGGCCTCGTTGCGGTTGATGCGTGCCGAGGCGCCGGTCGATTGCACCAAGGCCCGCAGCGAACTCGGTTGGGAGCCAACACCGGTGGAGGACTCCATTGCCGAGTCGGCACGGTTCTGGGTGGCGTTGCGCAATTCGCGCAAGCGAACCTAG
- a CDS encoding helix-turn-helix domain-containing protein, with the protein MSDETSFRVRLLDGLAASIAERGYRTTTVADIVRHARTSKRTFYAEFTDKEQCFIELLRADHEALIAEIRAAVDPQAPWQDQIEQAAEAYVAHIDAGPAIMLSWIRELPALGATVRTVQRSAMSGLTEMLVQLTSSPGFQRADIAPVSRELAVILLGGLRELTALTVEDGAPVQRILAPAITASAAILGTDQRRISRADFSSRSEISG; encoded by the coding sequence ATGAGCGACGAGACGTCGTTCCGGGTCCGCCTGCTCGACGGGCTGGCCGCCTCGATCGCCGAACGCGGCTATCGCACCACCACGGTCGCCGACATCGTGCGCCATGCCCGCACCTCCAAGCGCACCTTCTACGCCGAGTTCACCGATAAGGAACAGTGCTTCATCGAGCTGCTGCGGGCCGACCATGAAGCACTGATCGCCGAGATCCGCGCCGCCGTCGACCCGCAGGCACCTTGGCAGGACCAGATCGAGCAGGCCGCCGAGGCCTACGTCGCCCATATCGACGCAGGGCCCGCGATCATGCTGAGTTGGATACGGGAACTGCCCGCCCTCGGCGCCACGGTGCGCACCGTGCAGCGTTCCGCGATGAGCGGACTGACCGAGATGCTCGTCCAGCTGACCAGCAGTCCGGGCTTCCAGCGCGCGGACATCGCACCGGTGAGTCGCGAACTCGCGGTGATCCTGCTCGGCGGACTACGCGAGCTCACCGCCCTGACCGTCGAGGACGGCGCACCGGTACAGCGCATTCTGGCCCCGGCCATCACGGCGTCCGCCGCGATCCTGGGTACGGATCAACGCAGGATCAGCCGCGCAGATTTCAGCAGCCGCAGCGAGATCTCCGGATAG
- a CDS encoding class I SAM-dependent methyltransferase, protein MSTAQADLPSETARLFAFAEQVTGFLPADEGRALYDAAVRYLAGGVGVEIGTYCGKSTVLLGAAAKQTGGIIYTVDHHHGSEEHQPGWEYHDTSLVDPVTGRFDTLPTARHTLDLAGLDEHVVAIVGKSPVVAKVWATQVQFVFIDGGHTEEAAQRDYDGWAKWVTPGGALVIHDVFPDPNDGGQAPYHIYRRAIDSGDFTEVSATGSLRLLERR, encoded by the coding sequence ATGAGCACCGCACAGGCCGACCTGCCATCCGAAACCGCCCGGCTCTTTGCGTTCGCCGAGCAGGTCACCGGCTTCCTGCCCGCCGACGAGGGACGTGCGCTCTACGACGCGGCCGTGCGCTACCTGGCCGGCGGCGTCGGCGTCGAGATCGGCACGTACTGCGGCAAGTCCACCGTGCTACTCGGGGCGGCCGCCAAGCAGACCGGCGGCATCATCTACACCGTCGACCACCACCACGGTTCCGAGGAACACCAACCCGGCTGGGAATACCACGACACCAGCCTGGTCGACCCGGTCACCGGCCGGTTCGACACCCTGCCCACCGCACGGCACACCCTCGATCTCGCGGGTCTCGACGAGCATGTGGTGGCCATCGTCGGGAAATCGCCTGTGGTAGCCAAGGTCTGGGCGACGCAGGTGCAATTCGTGTTCATCGACGGGGGACATACCGAGGAGGCCGCCCAGCGGGACTACGACGGATGGGCCAAGTGGGTGACGCCCGGCGGTGCCCTGGTGATCCACGACGTGTTCCCCGACCCGAACGACGGCGGGCAGGCGCCGTACCACATCTACCGGCGCGCCATCGATTCCGGCGATTTCACCGAGGTATCGGCCACCGGCTCGCTGCGCCTGCTGGAACGGCGCTAA
- a CDS encoding glycosyltransferase family 4 protein, producing MRIALLSYRSKTHCGGQGVYVRYLSQGLAELGHQVEVFSGQPYPEGLDQRVRLTKVPSLDLYREPDPFRVPHPREIRDHIDLLELLTMWTAGFPEPKTFCMRVKRIMAERGDEFDVVHDNQSLGSALLGIAGMGLPVVATVHHPITRDRVLEVAAAPWWRKPLVRRWYAFAETQKKVARAIPELLTVSSTSAADIAEDFGVSADQLHVVPLGVDTELFKPAESREPGRIIAIASADVPLKGVGNLLHAVARLRAHHNLDVQLVSKLEPNGPTEKLIAELGISDIVHISSGLSDEDLAGLLASAEIACIPSLYEGFSLPAVEAMASGTPIVASRAGALPEVLGAEGECARLVPPADVDQLTTVLGELLDSPAERHRLGAAGRRRAVEVFSWESVAAQTVAVYQRAAERIQKGRTAC from the coding sequence GTGCGTATTGCTCTTCTCTCCTACCGCAGCAAGACCCATTGCGGTGGTCAGGGCGTCTACGTCAGGTACCTGTCCCAGGGTCTCGCCGAACTCGGCCACCAGGTCGAGGTGTTCTCCGGCCAGCCCTATCCGGAGGGCCTCGATCAGCGCGTCCGGCTCACCAAGGTGCCCAGCCTGGACCTCTACCGCGAGCCCGACCCGTTCCGGGTTCCGCACCCGCGCGAGATCCGCGACCACATCGACCTGCTCGAACTGCTGACCATGTGGACGGCCGGGTTCCCCGAGCCCAAGACGTTCTGCATGCGGGTCAAACGGATCATGGCCGAGCGCGGCGACGAGTTCGACGTCGTGCACGACAACCAGAGTCTGGGATCGGCGCTGCTGGGCATCGCGGGCATGGGTCTGCCCGTCGTGGCCACGGTGCATCATCCGATCACCAGGGACCGGGTCCTCGAGGTGGCAGCCGCCCCATGGTGGCGTAAGCCGCTGGTGCGGCGGTGGTACGCCTTTGCCGAGACACAGAAGAAGGTCGCGCGCGCCATCCCCGAACTGCTGACGGTCTCCTCGACGTCGGCGGCCGATATCGCCGAGGATTTCGGGGTGAGCGCCGATCAGCTACACGTGGTGCCGCTCGGGGTGGACACCGAGCTGTTCAAGCCGGCCGAGTCCCGGGAGCCCGGCCGCATCATCGCGATCGCCAGCGCCGACGTGCCGCTCAAGGGCGTCGGGAATCTGCTGCATGCGGTGGCTCGGTTGCGCGCCCATCACAACCTCGATGTGCAGCTGGTGTCCAAGCTCGAGCCCAACGGTCCGACCGAGAAGCTCATCGCCGAACTGGGCATCTCCGATATCGTGCACATCTCCAGCGGATTGTCCGACGAGGATCTTGCTGGTTTGTTGGCTTCGGCCGAGATCGCCTGTATCCCTTCGTTGTACGAAGGTTTCTCGCTACCGGCGGTCGAGGCGATGGCCAGCGGTACCCCGATCGTCGCCAGCCGGGCTGGCGCGCTGCCCGAGGTACTGGGCGCCGAGGGGGAGTGTGCACGGTTGGTCCCGCCCGCCGATGTCGACCAATTGACCACCGTGCTCGGTGAACTGCTCGATTCACCCGCCGAGCGACACCGCCTCGGTGCCGCAGGCCGTCGCCGCGCTGTCGAGGTATTCAGTTGGGAATCCGTTGCGGCACAGACCGTCGCGGTCTACCAGCGAGCCGCCGAGAGAATTCAGAAAGGACGCACTGCGTGCTGA
- a CDS encoding isochorismatase family protein, with the protein MRALIVVDVQKDFCEGGSLAVEGGAAVAGAITGLLTGHDYDHVVATMDFHIDPGEHFSDTPDYRVSWPRHCVVGTPGVDFHENLDPAAVEAVFTKGEFSAAYSGFEGTDADGTSLTDWLARRGVDAVDVVGIATDYCVRATALDAAAAGLRTRVLLPLCAGVAADTTAEAVTLLRARGVEVTE; encoded by the coding sequence ATGCGGGCGCTGATCGTGGTGGATGTGCAGAAGGATTTCTGTGAGGGCGGTTCGTTGGCCGTCGAAGGTGGTGCCGCGGTCGCCGGCGCGATCACCGGCCTGCTCACCGGACACGACTACGATCACGTGGTCGCGACCATGGACTTTCACATCGACCCCGGTGAGCATTTCTCCGACACCCCGGACTATCGGGTGTCCTGGCCGAGGCACTGCGTGGTCGGCACCCCCGGGGTCGACTTCCACGAGAATCTCGATCCCGCCGCGGTCGAGGCGGTGTTCACCAAGGGTGAGTTCTCGGCCGCCTACAGCGGTTTCGAGGGCACCGATGCCGATGGCACCTCGCTGACCGATTGGCTGGCCCGCCGAGGTGTGGACGCCGTGGACGTGGTGGGTATCGCCACCGACTACTGCGTGCGCGCGACCGCGCTGGATGCCGCTGCAGCCGGGTTGCGCACGCGGGTGCTGCTACCGCTGTGCGCGGGGGTCGCCGCGGACACCACCGCCGAGGCGGTGACCCTGCTACGGGCGCGCGGCGTCGAGGTCACGGAGTAG
- a CDS encoding prenyltransferase, translating into MTAHEIPGVAGVLTPEQCLQTAVSIADTQESSGAIPWSVGGHTDPWDHVENAMALTVAGLLEPARAAFEWCRTAQRPDGSWPIQLRNGVIEDANTDSNFCAYIATGVWHHLLITGDRRFAELMWPTVSGAIDLVLSMQLPGGEIGWAKSDAGLIEEALLTGCASIYHSIRCALALANYLDDPQPEWEVALGQLGHAIAEHPESFNAKDSHAMEWYYPVLGGALRGHVARARIEARWDDFVVDGLGIRCVDHRPWVTGAETCELVMALDAIGDRTRAHEQFAAMQHLREGDGSYWTGLVFADGKRWPEERTTWTGAAMILAADALSSTTPAAGIFRTDLPRGLESEFDCACAASGPANR; encoded by the coding sequence ATGACCGCCCACGAGATCCCCGGTGTCGCGGGTGTTCTGACACCCGAGCAGTGCCTTCAAACCGCGGTCTCCATCGCCGACACCCAAGAGTCATCGGGTGCCATTCCGTGGTCCGTGGGCGGACACACCGATCCGTGGGATCACGTCGAGAATGCCATGGCGCTGACGGTGGCCGGACTGCTGGAGCCGGCACGGGCGGCCTTCGAGTGGTGCCGGACGGCCCAGCGACCGGACGGGTCCTGGCCGATCCAGCTGCGCAATGGTGTCATCGAGGATGCCAACACCGACAGTAACTTCTGCGCATATATCGCGACCGGGGTGTGGCATCACCTGTTGATCACCGGAGACCGCCGCTTCGCCGAACTCATGTGGCCGACGGTATCCGGGGCGATCGATCTGGTGCTGTCGATGCAGCTTCCCGGCGGCGAGATCGGTTGGGCCAAAAGCGATGCCGGTCTGATCGAAGAGGCGCTGCTGACCGGATGCGCCAGCATCTACCACAGTATCCGGTGTGCACTGGCGCTGGCCAACTATCTGGACGACCCGCAACCGGAGTGGGAGGTGGCACTCGGCCAGCTCGGCCATGCCATCGCCGAGCACCCGGAGTCGTTCAACGCCAAGGACTCCCACGCAATGGAGTGGTACTACCCGGTACTAGGCGGTGCCCTGCGCGGGCATGTCGCGCGGGCCCGTATCGAGGCGCGCTGGGATGATTTCGTGGTCGATGGCCTCGGTATCCGCTGCGTGGACCATCGGCCGTGGGTCACCGGCGCCGAAACCTGTGAACTGGTAATGGCGTTGGATGCCATCGGTGATCGCACGAGGGCTCACGAGCAGTTCGCCGCGATGCAGCACCTGCGCGAAGGTGACGGTTCGTATTGGACCGGACTGGTGTTCGCCGACGGGAAGCGCTGGCCCGAGGAACGCACCACCTGGACCGGTGCCGCGATGATCCTGGCCGCCGACGCGTTGTCGAGCACGACCCCGGCCGCCGGTATTTTCCGGACCGACCTACCGCGCGGGCTGGAGAGCGAATTCGACTGTGCCTGCGCCGCATCCGGTCCGGCGAATCGTTAG
- a CDS encoding class I SAM-dependent methyltransferase yields MLTVDFDRLGIGPGTSVIDVGCGAGRHSFEAYRRGADVIAFDQSVEDLNDVDAILTAMREQGEAPSSARAEAVKGDALDLPYADGTFDCVIASEILEHVPADDAAIAELVRVLKPGGALAVTVPRWLPEKVCWMLSDEYHANEGGHIRIYKADELRDKITGRGMHFTHSEHAHSLHSPFWWLKCAVGVDKPDHPVVTAYHKLLVWDMMSRPWVTKQAEAALNPLIGKSVALYFRKPAV; encoded by the coding sequence GTGCTGACCGTCGACTTCGACAGATTAGGTATCGGCCCGGGGACATCGGTCATCGATGTCGGTTGCGGGGCCGGACGGCATTCCTTCGAGGCCTACCGGCGGGGCGCGGACGTCATCGCCTTCGACCAGAGCGTCGAGGATCTCAACGATGTCGACGCGATCCTGACCGCGATGAGGGAGCAGGGTGAGGCTCCGTCCTCGGCACGCGCCGAGGCCGTCAAGGGCGATGCCCTCGACCTGCCCTACGCCGACGGAACCTTCGACTGTGTGATCGCCTCGGAGATCCTGGAGCATGTCCCCGCCGATGACGCCGCCATCGCCGAGCTGGTCCGAGTCCTCAAACCCGGTGGTGCGCTGGCGGTGACGGTGCCGCGCTGGCTGCCGGAAAAGGTCTGCTGGATGCTGTCGGATGAGTACCACGCCAACGAGGGCGGCCATATCCGCATCTACAAGGCCGACGAGCTGCGCGACAAGATCACCGGCCGCGGAATGCACTTCACCCACAGTGAGCACGCGCATTCGCTGCACTCGCCGTTCTGGTGGCTCAAATGCGCTGTCGGCGTGGACAAACCGGATCACCCGGTGGTCACCGCCTACCACAAGCTGCTGGTCTGGGACATGATGAGCAGGCCGTGGGTCACCAAGCAGGCCGAGGCCGCGTTGAATCCGCTGATCGGCAAGAGTGTCGCCCTCTACTTCCGCAAGCCCGCGGTCTGA
- a CDS encoding nuclear transport factor 2 family protein, whose protein sequence is MTPFTRDELAEAYTAFEKTVARAATTRDWDPWVDQYTPDVEYVEHAAGTMRGREQVRPWIWKTMETFPGNHMTAFPSLWSVIDEATARVICELDNPMRDPGDGTIISATNISILTYAGDGQWRRQEDIYNPLRFVSAAMKWCKKAQELGTLDDEAAAWMKGMAR, encoded by the coding sequence GTGACGCCATTCACCCGTGACGAATTGGCCGAGGCTTACACCGCGTTTGAGAAAACCGTGGCTCGGGCTGCGACCACCAGGGACTGGGATCCGTGGGTGGACCAGTACACGCCCGATGTCGAGTATGTGGAGCATGCCGCAGGCACGATGCGTGGCCGGGAGCAGGTGCGGCCGTGGATCTGGAAGACGATGGAGACCTTCCCGGGTAACCACATGACCGCGTTCCCGTCGCTATGGTCGGTGATCGACGAGGCCACCGCGCGCGTCATCTGCGAACTCGACAACCCCATGCGCGATCCCGGGGACGGCACCATCATCAGCGCCACCAATATCTCGATCCTCACCTACGCCGGCGATGGTCAGTGGCGCAGGCAGGAGGACATCTACAACCCGCTCCGGTTCGTCTCCGCGGCCATGAAGTGGTGCAAGAAGGCGCAGGAACTCGGAACCCTCGACGACGAGGCCGCCGCATGGATGAAGGGTATGGCGCGATGA
- a CDS encoding HNH endonuclease signature motif containing protein, translating to MIPGYGPITIDQLADLLPAAKIRPVPEAADLGTEPGYHPSHKLADFVDCRDLTCRWPGCTMAVARCDIDHTTPWPYGPTHPSNTKLYCRIHHLIKTFPCGPGGWNDTQHPDGTLTLTAPNGRVYTTKPQGGLFFPQFTVATAELGTIDMPPPNPHRERAPPSDPAPAPKTGPTE from the coding sequence TTGATCCCCGGGTACGGGCCGATCACCATCGACCAGCTCGCCGACCTGCTCCCCGCGGCCAAGATCCGACCCGTACCCGAGGCCGCCGATCTGGGTACCGAACCCGGCTATCACCCGTCGCACAAGCTGGCCGATTTCGTCGACTGCCGCGACCTGACCTGCCGCTGGCCCGGCTGCACCATGGCGGTGGCACGCTGCGATATCGACCACACCACACCCTGGCCCTACGGGCCCACCCACCCGTCGAACACCAAGCTGTACTGCCGAATCCACCACCTGATCAAGACATTCCCCTGCGGACCCGGCGGCTGGAACGACACCCAACACCCCGATGGCACCCTGACCCTCACCGCCCCCAACGGCCGGGTGTACACCACCAAACCCCAGGGTGGGCTGTTCTTTCCACAGTTCACCGTGGCCACCGCCGAACTCGGCACCATCGACATGCCACCACCGAACCCACACCGAGAACGAGCGCCCCCAAGCGATCCCGCACCCGCACCCAAAACCGGGCCTACCGAATAG
- a CDS encoding cytochrome P450: MSEATVERIDTPAIKLPPGPTFNRAVLGIGFALFRRPVVARLAGRYGPAFSMQLPVFGPTVIVTDSQLAKQLFTASPEDVGNIQPNLSRILGPGSVFALDRAEHRRRRKLLTPPFHGKSIKNYERIFEEETLRESANWPIGQEFPILEPMMRITLNAILRAVFGADGAHLDELRRIIPPWVTLGSRCATLPTPKRDYGRWHPWGRLAEYRRRYDEVVGRLIDDVAADPRLDERDDVLALLLRSSYEDGTAMSRQDIADELLTLLAAGHETTASTMGWVFERISRHPDVLARLVEEAQGDSNEYRQAVILETQRVRTVIDFSGRHVYSPTFELGEWVIPRGHSIVVSLSQLHEREFDNADRFDPQRFIGNRPPLAWVPYGGGTRRCVGAVFANVEMDVVLRTVLRHFTLATTTAPGEKVHSRGVAFTPKRGGRVVLHAR; this comes from the coding sequence ATGAGCGAAGCGACCGTCGAACGTATCGATACCCCCGCCATCAAACTGCCTCCCGGCCCGACCTTCAACCGAGCGGTGCTCGGTATCGGCTTCGCGTTGTTCCGCCGTCCGGTGGTCGCGCGCCTGGCCGGTCGGTACGGGCCGGCCTTCAGCATGCAGTTGCCGGTCTTCGGCCCGACGGTGATCGTCACCGACTCGCAGCTGGCCAAGCAGTTGTTCACGGCGAGCCCGGAGGATGTCGGCAACATCCAGCCCAATCTGTCGCGCATCCTCGGTCCTGGTTCGGTCTTCGCGCTCGACCGTGCCGAGCACCGTCGTCGGCGCAAGCTGCTCACCCCACCGTTCCACGGCAAGAGCATCAAGAACTACGAACGCATCTTCGAGGAAGAGACGCTGCGCGAGTCGGCGAATTGGCCGATCGGGCAGGAGTTTCCGATTCTCGAACCGATGATGCGGATCACCCTCAACGCGATCCTGCGCGCGGTGTTCGGTGCCGACGGCGCCCACCTCGACGAGCTGCGCCGGATCATCCCGCCGTGGGTGACGCTGGGCTCGCGGTGCGCGACCCTGCCCACCCCGAAGCGGGACTACGGCCGCTGGCATCCCTGGGGCCGGTTGGCCGAGTATCGCCGCCGCTACGACGAGGTGGTCGGCAGACTCATCGACGATGTGGCGGCGGACCCCCGCCTGGACGAGCGCGATGACGTGCTGGCCCTGTTGCTGCGTAGCAGCTACGAGGACGGGACAGCGATGTCGCGCCAAGACATCGCCGACGAATTGCTGACCCTGCTGGCGGCCGGCCACGAGACGACGGCCTCGACCATGGGCTGGGTTTTCGAGCGGATCAGCAGGCATCCCGATGTGTTGGCGCGGCTGGTCGAGGAGGCACAGGGCGACAGTAACGAGTACCGCCAGGCCGTCATCCTGGAGACCCAGCGGGTGCGCACCGTCATCGACTTCTCGGGACGACACGTCTATTCGCCGACATTCGAACTCGGCGAATGGGTCATCCCGCGCGGACATTCGATCGTGGTGAGCCTGTCGCAGCTGCACGAGCGTGAGTTCGACAATGCCGACCGGTTCGACCCGCAGCGGTTCATCGGGAACCGTCCGCCGCTGGCCTGGGTCCCCTACGGCGGCGGCACCCGGCGATGCGTCGGCGCCGTGTTCGCCAACGTGGAGATGGACGTCGTCCTGCGGACGGTGTTGCGGCACTTCACCCTTGCCACCACCACCGCGCCGGGGGAGAAGGTGCACTCCCGCGGAGTGGCCTTCACCCCCAAGCGCGGTGGGCGCGTGGTGCTACACGCCAGGTGA
- a CDS encoding DUF222 domain-containing protein, translating to MSERSGVGVHLDAARDQLHAERTAAVAKILAAGRFALARMAELGHRCEDMIVDDWDLVAAELGAELGISRGRACTLITQGRDLLTRLPALAEVFAGGEVDLRILRVILHRCALLTDPDITTVLDTQLAEAAPSWNALSDERVAELIDWMIIEIDPDAVRRARETRRRRHLSLTPIGDGMVEIHGVIDAAKGAVFDQSVDALARTVCPHDPRTHAQRRADAIDALALRATSIACVCGREDCPAAGNEVPTGQFVIHVLAETDTVAAAQDERRAGANPHDGPRGA from the coding sequence ATGAGCGAACGGTCGGGCGTGGGGGTTCACCTCGATGCCGCGCGCGATCAGCTGCACGCCGAACGCACCGCGGCAGTGGCCAAGATTTTGGCGGCCGGCCGGTTCGCATTGGCGCGGATGGCCGAGTTGGGCCACCGGTGCGAGGACATGATCGTCGATGACTGGGATCTGGTGGCCGCAGAACTCGGCGCGGAACTCGGGATCAGCCGCGGCCGGGCCTGCACGTTGATCACCCAGGGCCGCGACCTGCTCACCCGGCTCCCGGCATTGGCCGAGGTGTTCGCCGGCGGTGAGGTGGACCTGCGGATACTGCGGGTCATCCTGCACCGGTGCGCACTGCTCACCGACCCCGACATCACCACCGTCCTCGACACCCAACTCGCCGAGGCCGCACCGTCGTGGAACGCCCTCTCCGATGAACGGGTCGCCGAACTGATCGACTGGATGATCATCGAGATCGACCCCGACGCGGTGCGCCGCGCCCGGGAAACCCGGCGCCGCCGCCACCTCAGTCTCACCCCGATCGGGGACGGGATGGTCGAAATCCACGGTGTAATCGACGCCGCCAAAGGCGCGGTCTTCGACCAGAGCGTGGACGCACTGGCCCGCACCGTGTGCCCGCACGATCCGCGCACCCACGCCCAGCGCCGCGCCGACGCCATCGACGCGCTGGCGTTACGGGCGACCAGCATCGCGTGTGTGTGCGGGCGGGAGGACTGCCCGGCCGCCGGTAACGAGGTCCCGACCGGTCAGTTCGTCATCCACGTGCTCGCGGAGACCGACACAGTGGCCGCCGCACAGGATGAACGTCGCGCAGGGGCCAACCCGCACGACGGCCCCCGAGGAGCATAG
- a CDS encoding TetR/AcrR family transcriptional regulator produces the protein MSDATLESTRRRLSAKQADTVDRLGKAALELLASDGFAALTVRRVAAQAGVGAATAYTYFSSKEHLVAEVFWRRLAESPLAAHESEDPATRVLEVLEHISALVAGEPEFAGAVTNALLGKDPDVDALRGRIGADIRGRLVAALGAAVDADVIEALELLYTGTLVWAGMGYEDYPEISLRLLKSARLILR, from the coding sequence GTGTCCGATGCGACTCTGGAGTCGACGCGCCGTCGGTTGAGTGCCAAGCAGGCCGATACCGTCGATCGTCTCGGCAAGGCGGCGTTGGAGCTGCTGGCGAGCGACGGATTCGCGGCGTTGACGGTGCGCCGGGTGGCCGCGCAGGCCGGGGTCGGTGCCGCGACCGCCTACACCTACTTCTCGTCGAAGGAACACCTTGTCGCTGAGGTGTTCTGGCGGCGACTCGCAGAATCGCCGCTGGCCGCCCACGAGTCCGAGGACCCGGCTACCCGGGTGCTGGAGGTGCTCGAGCATATTTCGGCGCTGGTGGCCGGTGAGCCCGAGTTCGCCGGCGCGGTGACCAATGCGCTACTCGGAAAGGACCCCGATGTCGATGCGCTGCGGGGGCGTATCGGCGCCGATATCCGAGGCCGCCTCGTGGCGGCGCTGGGTGCTGCGGTCGATGCCGATGTCATCGAGGCGCTCGAATTGCTCTACACCGGAACGCTGGTGTGGGCGGGCATGGGTTACGAGGACTATCCGGAGATCTCGCTGCGGCTGCTGAAATCTGCGCGGCTGATCCTGCGTTGA